A window of Cryptomeria japonica chromosome 3, Sugi_1.0, whole genome shotgun sequence contains these coding sequences:
- the LOC131874021 gene encoding pectinesterase inhibitor 4-like, producing MASYRSGLLCAIMFLAIHGGWAQTSDTISNACSNALYTHFCVSSLSKASGALEADLTQLSVIAVRLSSKVAKPVSRFIEKLKKGNPNVSALEDCSDLLKDTREQLHDSQSELKQLSNVNFMEYVEDVLTRLSGVETNQDTCLSGLKESNVPATLVSSVKDNTDNLIMLISDALAVVSTLRQQGHI from the coding sequence ATGGCGTCCTACAGAAGTGGTCTCTTGTGTGCAATCATGTTTTTAGCAATTCATGGAGGCTGGGCTCAGACTTCCGATACAATTAGTAATGCGTGCAGTAATGCCTTATATACACACTTTTGCGTTTCATCATTGTCCAAAGCTTCTGGGGCTTTGGAGGCAGATTTAACCCAGCTTTCTGTTATTGCAGTCCGTTTGTCTAGTAAAGTAGCGAAACCTGTTTCTAGGTTTATAGAAAAGCTCAAAAAAGGAAATCCCAATGTCTCGGCTCTTGAAGACTGCTCAGATCTGTTGAAGGATACAAGGGAACAGCTTCATGATTCACAGTCAGAACTAAAGCAATTGTCTAATGTCAATTTCATGGAATATGTAGAAGATGTGCTCACAAGGCTGAGTGGTGTGGAGACTAATCAGGATACATGTTTGAGTGGGTTGAAAGAAAGCAATGTTCCTGCAACCTTGGTTTCCAGTGTAAAAGATAATACAGATAATCTGATCATGTTGATTAGTGATGCTCTAGCTGTTGTTAGCACTCTTCGGCAACAGGGACACATTTGA